One genomic region from Listeria monocytogenes encodes:
- the alsS gene encoding acetolactate synthase AlsS has product MAKLEKEQEKVITKGKSGADLVVDSLINQGVTHVFGIPGAKIDKVFDVMEERGPELIVSRHEQNAAFMAAAIGRLTGKPGVVLVTSGPGASNLATGLVTATAEGDPVVAIAGNVTRQDRLKRTHQSMDNAALFRPITKYSEEVVHAESIPEAITNAFRSATEPNQGAAFVSLPQDIVNEPNVPVKAIRPLAKPENGPASKEQVAKLVTRLKKAKLPVLLLGMRASSPEVTGAIRRLLQKTSIPVVETFQAAGVISRDLEDNFFGRVGLFRNQPGDILLNKADLVITVGYDPIEYDPKAWNASGDRTIVHLDDIRADIDHYYQPVTELVGNIALTLDRVNAKFSGLELAEKELETLKELHAQLEERDVPPESDETNRVHPLSVIQTLRSAIDDNVTVTVDVGSHYIWMARHFRSYEPRRLLFSNGMQTLGVALPWGIAATLVHPGEKVVSISGDGGFLFSAMELETAVRLRAPLVHLVWNDGSYDMVAFQQKMKYGKEAAVRFGDVDIVKFAESFGAKGLRVTNPAELSDVLKEALETEGPVVVDIPIDYRDNIKLGETLLPDQFY; this is encoded by the coding sequence ATGGCGAAACTTGAAAAAGAGCAAGAAAAAGTAATAACAAAAGGGAAATCAGGAGCGGATTTAGTTGTAGACAGCTTAATTAATCAAGGTGTTACGCATGTATTCGGGATTCCGGGAGCGAAAATTGATAAAGTTTTTGATGTGATGGAAGAACGTGGACCAGAATTAATTGTCAGTCGTCATGAACAAAATGCGGCGTTTATGGCTGCTGCTATCGGTCGTCTAACCGGGAAACCTGGTGTTGTACTTGTAACTAGTGGACCTGGCGCATCGAATCTTGCAACAGGGCTTGTAACCGCAACTGCAGAAGGAGACCCAGTCGTTGCGATTGCTGGTAACGTAACAAGGCAAGACCGCTTAAAAAGAACCCACCAATCAATGGATAATGCAGCACTTTTCCGTCCGATTACAAAATACAGCGAAGAAGTAGTTCACGCCGAAAGTATTCCAGAAGCAATCACTAACGCTTTTCGCTCGGCAACAGAACCAAACCAAGGCGCTGCTTTTGTCAGTTTGCCACAAGATATCGTGAACGAACCAAACGTACCAGTAAAAGCGATTCGCCCACTTGCTAAACCAGAAAATGGTCCTGCTTCCAAAGAACAAGTTGCAAAACTTGTTACCCGTTTGAAAAAAGCGAAATTACCGGTATTGCTATTGGGTATGCGAGCATCTAGTCCAGAAGTAACTGGTGCAATTCGTCGCTTACTCCAAAAAACAAGTATCCCAGTAGTAGAAACTTTCCAAGCAGCTGGCGTCATTTCACGCGACTTAGAAGATAACTTCTTTGGACGTGTTGGTCTGTTCCGCAACCAACCAGGGGATATTTTGTTAAATAAAGCTGATTTAGTTATTACAGTGGGTTATGATCCAATTGAATACGATCCAAAAGCTTGGAATGCCTCTGGTGATAGAACGATTGTCCATTTAGACGACATTCGCGCTGATATTGATCATTATTACCAACCAGTGACAGAGCTAGTCGGAAACATCGCGCTTACTTTAGACCGAGTGAATGCGAAATTCAGCGGTTTAGAATTAGCGGAAAAAGAACTTGAAACATTAAAAGAACTTCATGCTCAATTAGAAGAGCGAGATGTTCCGCCAGAAAGTGATGAAACTAATCGAGTACATCCATTGTCGGTCATTCAAACACTACGTTCGGCAATTGATGACAACGTAACTGTGACAGTCGACGTTGGTTCACATTATATTTGGATGGCACGTCATTTCCGCTCCTATGAACCACGCCGTCTGCTTTTCAGTAACGGTATGCAAACGCTTGGTGTCGCGCTTCCTTGGGGAATTGCTGCAACACTCGTACATCCGGGTGAAAAAGTGGTTTCGATTTCTGGTGACGGTGGCTTCTTATTTTCCGCGATGGAATTAGAAACAGCTGTCCGCTTGCGTGCGCCACTTGTACACCTAGTATGGAATGACGGAAGCTATGACATGGTTGCTTTCCAACAAAAAATGAAATACGGCAAAGAAGCAGCTGTTCGTTTTGGCGATGTTGATATCGTAAAATTTGCAGAAAGTTTCGGGGCAAAAGGTCTTCGCGTAACAAATCCAGCAGAACTTTCTGATGTGTTAAAAGAAGCGCTTGAAACAGAAGGACCCGTCGTTGTAGATATTCCAATTGATTACCGTGATAACATCAAACTTGGCGAAACTTTACTACCTGACCAATTTTATTAA
- a CDS encoding sensor histidine kinase, which produces MSMAQELPRKRVFKRMLLIFSLTSLFTVSLLLFFIYKYYTNIQLDTNLQRAETIANKQLDALTEKQKALISLTQDIYRNSDLMQDVQIAMTNDYGSYTEQNIDNYFKSKNFYSVDMQTYLQSYFSYDEDIIALQLISDDGSYSYTFPSRYREWKETVDKYGEENIATEASKQGTFYTIENKIVVKQPINDPSTLKQMGYLLLYIDPTFLSKWVIKDYQNSIFQINNAKGAELYSNHPTKQIQTPEKQGWINVDNKKIYFQKTEDETSGLKNNTFLYRVTDDSAPLIELTLFGIGLLLVIFSISINFVISRRYSKRILTIIGGMNRVEKGTLDAKLPVDNNGDELTMISERFNHMTENLDAYVKKVYSLEMEEQKARLKALQGQMQPHFLYNSLEAIRMNARVEGAKATSDMIYQLATLLRYTANHREITTLGEEINYVKQYVRFMEMRHEQPIKLEINIEKRFNHTQIPRFALQPLIENFFKYAYKENQNPIVVITVTAENNNLQFRIEDNGSGIDAEKLKEVQATIESKDDTSHIGLANLNKRLQLLYGETYRLTIKSKANEGTIILFQVPQNTGGEK; this is translated from the coding sequence ATGAGCATGGCACAAGAATTACCACGCAAGCGCGTTTTCAAAAGGATGTTATTAATTTTTTCTTTAACAAGTCTTTTTACGGTCAGCTTATTACTTTTTTTCATTTATAAGTACTATACTAATATTCAACTAGATACCAATCTCCAAAGAGCGGAAACTATTGCGAATAAGCAGCTCGATGCACTTACGGAGAAGCAAAAGGCATTAATTAGTTTAACGCAAGATATTTATCGTAATAGTGATTTGATGCAAGATGTTCAAATAGCGATGACAAACGATTACGGTAGCTACACGGAGCAAAATATCGATAACTATTTTAAAAGTAAAAATTTTTATTCTGTAGATATGCAAACGTATTTACAGTCTTATTTTTCGTATGATGAAGATATTATCGCACTTCAGCTCATTTCGGATGATGGGAGTTACTCTTATACTTTCCCGAGTCGTTATCGTGAATGGAAAGAAACCGTTGATAAATATGGGGAGGAAAATATCGCCACCGAAGCATCGAAGCAAGGGACTTTTTATACAATCGAAAATAAAATTGTCGTGAAACAGCCGATTAATGATCCAAGCACATTAAAACAAATGGGTTATCTGCTCCTTTACATTGATCCGACTTTTCTAAGCAAATGGGTTATAAAAGACTATCAAAACTCGATTTTCCAAATAAATAATGCGAAAGGAGCTGAATTATATTCCAACCATCCAACGAAACAAATACAAACACCTGAAAAACAAGGTTGGATTAATGTAGACAACAAAAAAATATATTTTCAAAAAACGGAAGATGAAACAAGTGGCTTGAAAAACAATACGTTTTTATATCGTGTAACAGATGATAGCGCGCCGCTCATCGAACTTACTTTATTTGGTATTGGACTGTTATTAGTTATTTTTTCTATTAGCATTAATTTTGTTATTAGTAGACGTTATTCTAAGCGGATTTTAACGATTATTGGCGGAATGAACCGGGTGGAAAAGGGGACGCTTGATGCAAAGCTTCCAGTCGATAATAACGGGGATGAACTGACGATGATTAGCGAGCGATTTAACCATATGACAGAAAACCTCGATGCATATGTGAAGAAAGTATATAGCCTAGAAATGGAAGAACAAAAAGCACGGCTCAAAGCGCTTCAAGGTCAAATGCAGCCTCATTTTCTTTATAATTCATTAGAGGCAATTAGAATGAATGCACGCGTAGAAGGAGCCAAAGCGACAAGTGATATGATTTATCAGCTTGCAACACTACTACGCTATACGGCCAATCACCGTGAAATCACCACTTTAGGCGAAGAAATCAATTATGTAAAACAATATGTCCGCTTTATGGAAATGCGCCACGAACAGCCCATTAAGCTGGAAATCAATATTGAAAAACGTTTCAATCATACTCAGATTCCAAGGTTTGCTCTGCAGCCGCTCATTGAAAATTTTTTCAAATATGCTTATAAAGAAAATCAAAATCCAATAGTCGTAATTACGGTCACAGCAGAAAATAACAATTTGCAATTTAGAATTGAAGACAATGGTTCGGGAATCGATGCGGAGAAATTAAAAGAGGTGCAAGCAACAATTGAAAGTAAAGATGATACGAGCCACATCGGTCTAGCTAATTTAAACAAACGATTGCAGCTTTTGTATGGAGAAACTTATCGATTAACAATCAAGAGTAAAGCAAATGAAGGTACCATCATTCTGTTTCAAGTACCTCAAAATACGGGAGGAGAAAAGTAA
- a CDS encoding carbohydrate ABC transporter permease — protein sequence MAEQLEAVSEIEQVRGEMEKPAKNKPAKDIIGFGKKMNVAMNIMLAFLALICIFPFLYIIVISFSSESSLAANGFQLIPKEWSMEAYEYLWKMKGQLLQSYGITILVTVIGTVCSVAMIALYSYAISRPQFKYRRQFTFIAFFTMLFSGGMVPAYIVMTQFLHLRNSIWAMILPLAMNAFYIMIMRTFFLRSIPEPILEAARIEGAGELRIFLQMVVPLSLPGLATIALFSTLGYWNDWFQASLYIDNPNLVPLQSLLMKIENNLEFMRQNSEIAYTAGAFKSIPQDGAKMAMVVISTLPIAITYPFFQKYFISGLTIGGVKE from the coding sequence TTGGCAGAACAGCTTGAAGCAGTGAGTGAAATAGAACAAGTCCGAGGTGAAATGGAAAAACCGGCAAAAAATAAACCAGCCAAAGACATTATTGGTTTTGGGAAAAAGATGAACGTAGCGATGAATATTATGCTTGCTTTCCTAGCGCTCATTTGTATTTTTCCGTTTTTATATATTATTGTTATTTCTTTTTCGAGTGAATCATCTCTGGCGGCAAATGGCTTTCAACTAATACCGAAAGAGTGGAGCATGGAAGCATATGAATACTTATGGAAGATGAAAGGACAACTATTACAATCATACGGTATCACCATTTTAGTCACAGTAATTGGTACTGTATGTAGTGTTGCGATGATTGCGCTTTATTCTTACGCGATATCAAGACCACAATTTAAGTATCGTCGTCAATTTACATTTATTGCCTTTTTTACCATGTTATTTAGTGGTGGGATGGTGCCAGCATATATCGTTATGACACAATTTTTGCACTTACGAAATAGCATATGGGCAATGATTTTACCACTAGCAATGAATGCTTTTTACATTATGATTATGCGCACGTTCTTTTTACGGTCTATTCCAGAACCAATACTTGAGGCGGCTCGAATTGAAGGCGCTGGGGAACTAAGAATCTTTTTACAAATGGTTGTTCCGCTTTCTTTACCGGGGCTTGCGACAATCGCGCTTTTCTCTACACTAGGATACTGGAATGACTGGTTCCAAGCGTCACTCTATATTGATAATCCAAATTTAGTTCCATTACAATCGCTACTTATGAAAATTGAAAACAACTTAGAATTCATGCGACAAAACTCAGAAATTGCTTATACTGCCGGCGCGTTTAAGTCCATACCACAAGACGGTGCAAAAATGGCGATGGTTGTTATTTCGACGTTACCAATCGCGATTACCTATCCGTTTTTCCAAAAATACTTTATTAGCGGGCTCACAATTGGCGGCGTAAAAGAATAA
- a CDS encoding response regulator transcription factor has product MLKIVLVDDEPLILKGLESIIPEFEQSIEIIGTAKNGAVALDLFANQEVDVLLTDIEMPVMNGLELIDEWKKRQPATKTIVLSGFEDFHYVKRGLSAGIENYLLKPLNEQELKETLIQIEKKQMTDSVIPREEAYYILRDNTIWRWLNLRINKEEWEERLALYDMALNPKENAVLIQIQATKEIDLAEWKNLSEQYRKDFSFMLLTPENEIIVGITEQTSISEQILAIHQDMKKRISNEAFYLFISEKVQGEMMYPQAFRQLTRLLPERLVQEPGSLIAYQKRTKHTWRPKRKQHQLAKLLVMNNEKEIKAWINNFFKEWNDHKLESDPHQMLHILNELLVMMAESDPKELSESMGRIAEETSIEGLEEATLAYAIRYYNRKKQTDESKSPIIQNVLSYITEHFAEGMSLKTLGNDFHINAVYLGQLFQKEMGEHFTDYLNRYRVNYAKEELLQTKDNLTIIAGKSGYTDMAYFYRQFKKHTGETPNRYRKIHQ; this is encoded by the coding sequence ATGCTAAAAATTGTACTAGTAGACGACGAGCCCCTTATTCTCAAAGGTTTAGAGAGCATTATTCCAGAATTCGAGCAATCAATTGAAATTATTGGAACGGCTAAAAATGGCGCAGTAGCATTAGATTTATTTGCTAATCAAGAAGTAGATGTCCTTTTGACCGATATAGAGATGCCTGTAATGAACGGTTTAGAATTAATCGACGAATGGAAAAAACGACAACCCGCGACTAAAACTATTGTTCTTTCGGGATTTGAAGATTTTCATTATGTGAAACGCGGGCTTTCAGCGGGAATCGAAAATTATTTATTAAAACCTTTAAACGAACAAGAATTAAAAGAAACACTTATACAAATAGAGAAAAAACAAATGACAGACAGTGTGATACCAAGGGAAGAAGCGTATTACATCTTACGGGACAACACGATTTGGCGTTGGCTAAATTTACGAATTAATAAAGAAGAATGGGAAGAGCGTCTAGCGTTGTATGATATGGCCTTAAATCCAAAAGAAAACGCTGTGCTCATCCAAATTCAAGCAACGAAAGAAATCGATCTGGCCGAATGGAAAAATCTTTCTGAACAGTATCGCAAGGACTTTTCATTTATGCTACTTACACCAGAAAATGAAATAATAGTTGGAATAACCGAACAAACTTCGATATCCGAACAAATTTTAGCAATTCATCAAGATATGAAAAAACGAATTTCAAATGAAGCTTTTTATCTATTTATTAGTGAAAAAGTTCAGGGTGAAATGATGTATCCACAAGCTTTTCGTCAACTTACAAGGCTGCTTCCAGAACGGCTTGTCCAAGAGCCTGGTAGTCTAATCGCCTACCAAAAACGTACGAAACATACTTGGCGTCCGAAGAGAAAACAACATCAACTCGCGAAACTCCTCGTGATGAATAATGAAAAAGAAATTAAAGCTTGGATAAATAACTTTTTTAAAGAATGGAATGACCATAAACTGGAAAGCGACCCGCATCAAATGCTACATATTTTGAATGAGTTACTTGTGATGATGGCGGAATCGGATCCAAAAGAATTAAGTGAATCTATGGGGAGAATTGCCGAAGAAACAAGTATTGAGGGATTGGAAGAGGCGACACTAGCCTATGCTATTCGTTACTATAACCGCAAGAAACAAACCGATGAATCAAAAAGCCCTATTATTCAAAATGTGCTTTCCTACATCACGGAACATTTCGCAGAAGGAATGTCTTTGAAAACGCTCGGAAACGACTTCCATATTAACGCAGTTTATCTCGGTCAACTTTTTCAAAAAGAAATGGGAGAACACTTTACAGATTATTTAAATCGCTACCGAGTAAACTACGCAAAAGAAGAATTACTGCAAACAAAAGATAACTTAACCATCATCGCAGGGAAATCTGGTTATACCGATATGGCTTATTTTTATCGCCAGTTCAAAAAGCACACAGGCGAAACACCGAATCGTTACCGAAAAATCCATCAATAA
- a CDS encoding ABC transporter permease, protein MKKVLSQIRANRIWLLMVLPGVLWFLVFSYLPMFGTVIAFKDYKIDGKGFLSSIMSSDWVGLENFKFLFQTNDAFIITRNTVLYNLVFIIVGLFLGVALAIIFNSLLNKRGAKIYQTGMLFPHFLSWVVVSYFLFSFLSEDSGLMNNILLAFGQDPVSWYNDPKYWPFILIMMNVWKGLGYGSIVYLAAIAGIDRTYYEAAMIDGAGKWQQIRHVTIPALTPLMVILTILNVGKIFNSDFGLFYQLPRNSGPLYPVTDVIDTYVYRGLTSLGDMSMSAAAGFYQSIVGFILVLLTNYIVKKINPEYGLF, encoded by the coding sequence TTGAAAAAAGTTTTATCACAAATTCGAGCTAATCGGATTTGGCTATTAATGGTACTTCCAGGCGTCCTTTGGTTCCTGGTTTTCTCATACTTACCAATGTTTGGTACAGTAATTGCGTTCAAAGATTACAAGATTGATGGGAAAGGATTTTTATCCAGTATTATGAGCAGCGACTGGGTGGGACTTGAAAATTTTAAATTCCTATTCCAAACAAACGACGCTTTTATTATTACCCGAAACACTGTTCTTTATAATTTAGTATTTATTATCGTAGGGCTGTTTCTTGGTGTAGCGCTTGCTATTATTTTCAACAGCTTACTAAATAAACGAGGAGCAAAAATTTACCAAACGGGAATGCTTTTCCCCCATTTCTTATCATGGGTTGTTGTGAGTTATTTCTTATTTAGCTTTTTGAGTGAAGATAGTGGACTGATGAACAACATTTTACTCGCATTTGGACAAGATCCAGTTTCATGGTATAACGATCCAAAATACTGGCCGTTTATCCTCATCATGATGAATGTTTGGAAGGGCTTGGGTTATGGAAGCATTGTCTACCTTGCAGCAATTGCTGGAATCGACCGTACATACTACGAGGCGGCGATGATTGATGGTGCTGGTAAATGGCAACAAATCAGACATGTAACAATTCCGGCACTAACGCCACTGATGGTTATTTTAACGATTTTGAATGTCGGGAAGATTTTTAACTCTGATTTTGGTTTGTTTTATCAACTACCGCGAAATTCAGGGCCACTTTATCCTGTGACGGATGTAATTGATACATATGTATACCGTGGTTTAACGTCACTTGGAGATATGAGTATGAGTGCAGCAGCTGGTTTCTATCAGTCGATTGTCGGCTTTATTCTAGTGCTACTCACTAACTACATCGTGAAAAAAATAAACCCAGAATATGGCTTATTTTAG
- a CDS encoding aldo/keto reductase has protein sequence MKYVKFGNTGMDVSKICLGTMGFGDKDKWIHKWVLDEANSRPIIKKALDLGINFFDTANIYSYGESEKIVGRALKDYANRDDIVLATKVQQTMRPDRPNSGGLSRKTILSEIDHSLKRLETDYVDLYIIHRFDENTPIEETMEALHDVVKSGKARYIGASAMYAWQFQKAQRVAERNGWTKFVSMQNHYNMIYREEEREMIPFCRDEKIAITPYSPLASGRLTRDLNETTDRSETDPVQKSKYDDMMNADKGIIERVAELAETHQVSRDKIALAWLLNKDEITSPIIGAQKESHLESAVEALNIKLTTSEVNYLEELYIPHPVVGALPTTK, from the coding sequence ATGAAATATGTTAAATTTGGTAACACTGGCATGGATGTTTCGAAAATCTGTTTAGGAACAATGGGCTTCGGTGATAAAGACAAATGGATTCATAAATGGGTTTTGGACGAAGCAAACAGTCGCCCTATCATAAAAAAAGCACTCGATTTAGGCATAAATTTCTTTGATACGGCGAATATTTATTCCTACGGAGAAAGTGAAAAAATCGTCGGCCGCGCACTGAAAGACTACGCCAACCGTGATGATATTGTTCTAGCAACCAAAGTGCAACAAACAATGCGCCCAGATCGTCCGAATAGTGGCGGTTTATCAAGAAAAACCATTTTAAGTGAAATTGACCATAGTTTAAAACGACTAGAAACGGATTATGTAGATTTATATATCATTCACCGTTTTGATGAAAATACGCCAATCGAAGAAACAATGGAAGCATTACATGATGTCGTTAAGTCCGGAAAAGCACGCTACATCGGTGCGAGCGCGATGTATGCCTGGCAGTTCCAAAAAGCACAACGCGTCGCAGAAAGAAATGGTTGGACAAAATTCGTCTCCATGCAAAATCATTACAACATGATATACCGGGAAGAAGAACGAGAAATGATTCCGTTTTGTCGCGATGAAAAAATAGCGATTACGCCATATAGTCCACTAGCATCAGGTCGGTTAACACGTGATTTGAATGAAACAACAGATCGTTCCGAAACGGACCCAGTTCAAAAATCTAAATACGATGACATGATGAATGCGGATAAAGGCATTATTGAACGTGTAGCTGAACTTGCAGAAACACATCAAGTATCTCGAGATAAAATTGCCTTAGCATGGTTATTAAACAAAGATGAAATTACTTCACCAATCATCGGTGCGCAAAAAGAAAGTCACCTAGAAAGCGCGGTAGAGGCGCTAAATATTAAACTAACCAC
- a CDS encoding YesL family protein has translation MKLIDKFSVISDWIIRLVWTNLVWLFLVLIGGIVFGFMPATVALFTITRKWARGDLDTPVWKSAWQTYKQVFVSANLAGGVFALIGIFLYADLRIVFELMQGFWSTILYFFLMFLLFLVGIAFLQYFTVFVHFQMKNVRAYVGQAFLLAITSFKNTFMIVIGLVFCAWLISKMPAFILFISGVLPSYWIMKINLHRFKQMEPK, from the coding sequence ATGAAACTTATTGATAAATTCTCAGTTATTAGCGACTGGATTATCCGGCTCGTCTGGACAAACTTAGTATGGCTTTTCCTCGTATTAATTGGTGGGATTGTGTTTGGCTTTATGCCAGCGACGGTTGCTTTGTTTACGATAACAAGAAAATGGGCTCGGGGGGACTTGGATACGCCAGTTTGGAAATCTGCTTGGCAAACCTATAAACAGGTGTTTGTTTCGGCTAATTTAGCGGGTGGGGTTTTTGCGCTAATAGGGATTTTTCTTTATGCAGATTTGCGGATTGTTTTTGAATTGATGCAAGGTTTTTGGTCGACGATTTTATACTTCTTCTTAATGTTCTTGCTTTTTCTCGTGGGGATTGCTTTTTTGCAGTATTTCACGGTGTTTGTCCACTTCCAAATGAAAAATGTGCGAGCTTATGTCGGGCAAGCGTTCTTGCTCGCGATTACTAGTTTTAAAAATACTTTTATGATTGTTATTGGGCTAGTTTTTTGCGCATGGTTAATTTCGAAAATGCCTGCTTTTATTTTGTTTATTTCTGGTGTTTTACCAAGTTATTGGATAATGAAAATCAACTTACACCGCTTCAAGCAAATGGAGCCTAAGTAA
- a CDS encoding ABC transporter substrate-binding protein, with protein sequence MKKKWGVIIASLCLLLGLSACGSDEKADANEVPTLKWYMIGTPQKDTEEVMKEVNKYTEEKIGVKVEMTQIDWGDYGKRMQTVINSGENFDIAYSAAGEFVSYSQKGAFLPLNKYLDKEGKKMKAELNDVLWEGATIDGNIYGVPSNKEVGEQQVYVFNKNLVDKYKMDVTKVKNFSDLEPMLKTIKENEPSITPIGGNKDFKPAFPYDYLIDNAVPLPFAVNQYEDTGKIVNFYEQPETLDILKSLHSFYQKGYVTKDIATSTDPWSYDKENWFVRIEKYQPYAENIWDKNTGGKYKVVTQPIAETPIIKNNSVTGAIQAVSVTSQHPEEAVKFLDLLNTDEYLRNLVDKGIEGTHYKELDDGKIQDLPARVERYSMPTYALGNHFILKLYEDEPADKWDQFKEFNRKSVASPGLGFYFDSSKVRTEIASITNVCNEFAPALLTGTVDPVEYTEKFKAKLNDAGMKKVMKEMQKQYDEFRASQE encoded by the coding sequence ATGAAAAAGAAATGGGGAGTAATCATCGCGTCACTATGCTTGTTACTAGGTTTAAGCGCATGCGGAAGCGATGAGAAGGCAGATGCAAATGAAGTTCCGACACTGAAATGGTACATGATTGGTACGCCACAAAAAGACACAGAAGAAGTTATGAAAGAAGTAAATAAATATACCGAAGAAAAAATTGGCGTCAAAGTAGAAATGACACAAATCGACTGGGGCGACTACGGTAAACGGATGCAAACCGTTATTAACTCAGGTGAAAATTTTGATATTGCTTACTCTGCAGCGGGAGAATTCGTTTCTTACTCTCAAAAAGGTGCATTCTTGCCATTAAATAAATATCTAGATAAAGAAGGCAAGAAAATGAAAGCGGAATTAAATGATGTGCTTTGGGAAGGTGCAACCATTGACGGGAACATTTACGGTGTTCCTTCCAACAAAGAAGTCGGCGAGCAACAAGTATACGTTTTTAACAAAAATCTTGTCGATAAATATAAAATGGACGTAACGAAAGTAAAAAATTTCAGCGATTTAGAACCAATGTTAAAAACAATTAAAGAAAACGAACCAAGCATCACACCAATCGGCGGAAATAAAGACTTTAAGCCAGCATTCCCATATGATTATTTAATCGATAATGCAGTACCTCTTCCTTTTGCAGTAAATCAATATGAAGATACAGGCAAAATCGTTAACTTCTATGAACAACCCGAAACATTAGATATCCTAAAGTCTCTTCATAGCTTCTACCAAAAAGGGTATGTCACAAAAGATATTGCAACCTCAACAGATCCATGGTCATACGATAAAGAAAACTGGTTTGTGCGGATTGAAAAATACCAACCATATGCAGAAAATATTTGGGATAAAAATACAGGCGGCAAATATAAAGTAGTCACACAACCAATTGCTGAAACACCTATCATCAAAAATAATTCTGTAACTGGTGCGATTCAAGCTGTATCTGTTACGAGCCAACACCCAGAAGAAGCAGTGAAATTCCTTGATTTACTAAACACAGATGAGTATTTACGTAATTTAGTCGATAAAGGAATTGAAGGAACCCATTATAAAGAGTTAGATGACGGTAAAATTCAAGATCTACCAGCACGTGTGGAGCGTTACAGCATGCCAACTTATGCGCTTGGAAATCACTTCATTCTAAAATTATATGAAGATGAGCCAGCAGATAAATGGGATCAATTTAAAGAGTTCAATAGAAAATCAGTCGCATCACCGGGCTTAGGTTTTTATTTTGACTCCTCTAAAGTTCGAACAGAAATAGCTTCGATTACCAATGTGTGTAATGAATTTGCGCCGGCGCTTCTTACAGGAACAGTGGATCCCGTTGAATATACGGAAAAATTCAAAGCGAAGTTAAATGATGCAGGTATGAAAAAAGTAATGAAAGAAATGCAAAAACAATACGATGAATTCCGCGCTTCACAAGAATAA